A window from Pagrus major chromosome 4, Pma_NU_1.0 encodes these proteins:
- the kif13ba gene encoding kinesin-like protein KIF13B isoform X3: MGEPSLDDANVKVAVRVRPMNRREKELNTKCVVEMVKNQTILHPAGGNLGKGDSRNQSKVFAYDYCFWSMDETDKEKFAGQEVVFQCLGESLLRNAFQGYNACIFAYGQTGSGKSYTMMGSGDQPGLIPRLCSALFERTQTEGRKEESFTVEVSYMEIYNEKVRDLLDPKGGRQTLRVREHKVLGPYVDGLSRLAVASYKDIESLMSEGNKSRTVAATNMNEESSRSHAVFNIILTHTLKDLQSGTSGEKVSRLSLVDLAGSERAAKTGAAGERLKEGSNINKSLTTLGLVISALAEQGTAKNKNKFVPYRDSVLTWLLKDCLGGNSRTAMVATVSPAADNYEETLSTLRYADRAKNIVNHAVVNEDPNARIIRELREEVEKLRDQLTQAESLKAPELKDRLEESEKLIQEMTITWEEKLRKTEEVAQERQKQLESLGISLQSSGIKVGDDKSFLVNLNADPALNELLVYYLKEHTKVGSADSQDIQLCGMGIQAEHCVIDITTEAAVVLTPHRNARTCVNGSPVTSGLQLHHGDRILWGNNHFFRINLPKRRSRGAEDEEGEGGVMRNSGSSEQLDADGDTASEVSSEVSFSYEFAQTEVMMKALGNNDPMQAVLQSLERQHEEEKRSALERQRQMYEQELQQLRKKLNPDRLSTGSTGGPASGQQGSGQQSHYRSLERLSMGGMSHSTSAQSRLRQWNEEREAVLVRSLRRLREQIVRANLLVQEACFIAEELERHTEYKVTLQIPSDNLNANRKRDAVLSEPAIQVRRRCRGKQIWSLEKMENRLVDMRELYQEWQEYHVHHQDNPVMRSYFRRADPFFDEQENHSLIGVANVFLSCLFYDVKLQYAVPIINQKGEVTGRLHVEVVRVGGGLEDNMAGGDESDNNQDNEIQDRKLVCMIKILQATGLPQYLSNFVFCQYAFWDQPEPIIVAPEVDPSSSSPSTKDPHCMVVFDSCKELAVSVSEDFIEYLTEGAVAIEVYGHRQADTGRNPALWDLSIIQAKTRTLRDRWSEVTRRLELWIQILEINENGDFVPVEVIPARDVRTGGIFQLRQGQSRRIQVEVRSVQDSGTMPLIAEILLAVSVGCVEIRNTTGNQEGDEMDSYQERDLERLRGQWLAALTKRQEYLDQHLQSLVSKAEKTEDDMEREAQLLEWRLTLTEERNAVMVPSAGSGIPGAPAEWVPLPGMETHIPVVFLNLKPDDLSSQDQFEVPEAGGWDATLSGEDEDDFFDLQIVKHHDGEVKAEVSWDSTVHECPQLSRGGAWPEQRVYLTIRVVVQLSHPADMQLVLRKRICVNVNPGRQGFAHNFLKRMSTRSTIPGCGVTFEVVSNIPGDAPGSEDREMLARLAANAPNSQSADDEAAIEKYLRSVLSLENILTLDRLRQEVAVKEQLTSRGRSSRRSLSSPSVHRLSGSRQDLSTTCLLDDKGRWESQQDIFMPSQFHRTLPRPASSPSTYSTSPSSSPTPFGMTPPRDQEPEQVKALVPQMPKLLKSLFPARDEKKELRPSPHNQQQHVPRIVTSGGDESRVKTETTAILRPPTKDKRAEFPEVPPLPVHDPHDTTPLSPLSQSSSGYFSTSVSTVTLSDVLQTSSSSSSLLASETTLPTNTQQQGADRNDVVTSSSQCCTKMAVVISSPAPHSSANHNNVTTENSFSEHKLVNSGEGFERLEILVDDEERSHDGVLPDWLTEGAYVTVGSNKAGTVRYVGTTQFAEGVWVGVELDTPVGKNDGSVGGHRYFHCKPGYGVLVRPDRLSYRDRTSRRTGEFSAPAHVPVLRGEAIVARRGENRKSWSS, translated from the exons AAAAGGAACTAAACACTAAATGTGTTGTGGAGATGGTGAAGAACCAGACGATCCTCCATCCTGCTGGAGGTAACCTGGGCAAAGGAGACTCCAG GAATCAATCCAAG GTTTTTGCCTATGATTACTGCTTCTGGTCCATGGATGAAACAGACAAGGAGAAATTTGCAG gtcAGGAGGTGGTTTTCCAGTGCCTTGGGGAAAGTCTTCTCCGCAACGCCTTCCAGGGCTACAATGCCTGTATCTTTGCCTATGGACAAACCG GTTCAGGGAAGTCATATACCATGATGGGTTCAGGAGACCAGCCGGGTCTGATTCCTCGGCTGTGCAGCGCTTTGTTTGAACGAACCCAGACGGAAGGCCGGAAGGAGGAGAGCTTTACTGTTGAGGTGTCCTACATGGAGATCTACAACGAGAAGGTCCGAGATCTGCTCGATCCCAAAGG GGGTAGACAAACTCTGAGGGTCAGGGAACATAAAGTTTTGGGTCCGTATGTGGATGGCCTGTCCCGACTAGCTGTTGCCAGCTACAag GACATTGAGTCTCTGATGTCAGAGGGGAATAAGTCTCGGACTGTTGCTGCTACCAACATGAATGAGGAGAGCAGTCGATCACACGCCGTCTTCAACatcatcctcacacacacactgaaagactTACAGTCTGGG ACAAGTGGTGAGAAGGTGAGTCGGTTGAGTCTGGTAGACTTGGCTGGAAGTGAACGAGCAGCAAAAACTGGAGCAGCAGGAGAACGTCTCAAGGAGGGAAGCAACATCAACAA GTCTCTCACTACTCTGGGCCTGGTGATCTCAGCACTAGCTGAACAGGGAACTGccaagaacaaaaacaagtttgttcCTTACAGAGATTCTGTTCTGACATGGCTGCTGAag GACTGTCTGGGTGGCAACAGTCGCACAGCAATGGTTGCTACTGTGAGTCCAGCAGCAGACAACTATGAAGAGACACTGTCAACACTACGATATGCAGACAGAGCAAAGAACATTGTGAACCATGCTGTTGTTAACGAAGACCCCAACGCTCGCATCATCAGGGAGCTCAGAGAGGAAGTAGAGAAACTTCGAGATCAACTGACTCAGGCAGAG tctttgaAGGCTCCTGAGCTGAAAGACCGTCTGGAAGAGTCAGAAAAGTTGATTCAGGAGATGACCATCACCTGGGAGGAGAAGCTTCGCAAAACTGAGGAGGTTGCACAG GAGCGTCAGAAGCAGTTAGAGAGTCTGGGTATTTCTCTCCAGTCCTCAGGGATTAAAGTTGGGGATGATAAGAGTTTTCTTGTCAACCTTAACGCCGATCCTGCCCTCAATGAACTTCTGGTGTATTACCtgaag GAACACACAAAGGTGGGCTCAGCTGACTCTCAGGACATCCAGCTGTGCGGGATGGGTATCCAGGCTGAGCACTGTGTCATCGATATTACGACAGAGGCTGCCGTCGTCCTCACCCCCCACCGCAACGCTCG GACATGTGTTAATGGCTCTCCAGTAACGAGTGGTCTGCAGCTTCACCATGGTGACCGAATCCTCTGGGGAAACAACCACTTCTTTAG GATCAACCTGCCTAAGAGGCGTTCTCGGGGAGCTGAGGATGAAGAGGGCGAGGGAGGAGTGATGAGGAACAGTGGCAGCAGTGAGCAGCTGGATGCAGATGGTGACACAGCCAGTGAAGTGTCCAGTGAGGTCAGCTTCTCCTATGAGTTTGCTCAGACAGAGGTCATGATGAAGGCCCTGGGCAATAATG ACCCAATGCAAGCAGTCCTCCAGTCTCTGGAGAGGCAGCATGAAGAGGAGAAGCGCTCCGCTCTGGAACGACAGAGACAAATGTACGAGCAGGAACTCCAGCAGCTCCGCAAGAAGCTGAACCCAGACCGTCTGTCCACGGGCTCGACTGGAGGGCCGGCATCTGGCCAGCAGGGTTCGGGACAGCAGTCTCACTACCGCAGCCTGGAGAGACTCAGTATGGGAGGGATGAGTCATTCGACCAGTGCTCAGAGCAGACTGAGGCAGTGGAATGAGGAAAG GGAGGCGGTGTTGGTGAGGAGTCTGCGGCGACTGAGGGAGCAGATAGTGAGGGCAAACCTCCTGGTGCAAGAAGCTTGTTTCATTGCAGAGGAGCTGGAGCGACACACAGAGTACAAAGTCACTTTGCAGATCCCATCAGACAACCTCAACGCAAACCGCAAG agggaTGCTGTGCTCAGTGAACCAGCAATTCAGGTTCGACGTCGATGTCGAGGCAAGCAGATCTGGAGTCTTGAGAAGATGGAGAATCGTCTGGTCGACATGAGAGAGCTGTACCAGGAGTGGCAGGAATACCATGTCCATCACCAGGACAACCCA GTGATGCGCTCATATTTCCGCCGAGCAGACCCGTTCTTTGACGAGCAGGAAAACCACAGTCTGATTGGCGTCGCCAATGTCTTCCTTTCCTGTCTCTTCTACGACGTCAAGCTGCAGTATGCTGTTCCCATCATCAACCAAAAGGGAGAG GTGACAGGGCGTCTTCATGTGGAGGTGGTGAGGGTTGGAGGGGGATTGGAGGACAACATGGCTGGAGGAGATGAATCAGACAACAACCAAGACAATGAAATCCAGGATCGTAAACTGGTCTGTATG ATTAAGATCCTGCAGGCTACTGGTCTTCCCCAGTACCTTTCCAACTTCGTCTTCTGTCAGTATGCATTCTGGGACCAGCCTGAGCCCATCATCGTGGCTCCTGAAGTAGACCCATCGTCCTCGTCACCCAGCACCAAGGACCCACACTGCATGGTGGTGTTTGACAGCTGCAAG GAGCTGGCAGTGTCAGTATCAGAGGATTTCATCGAATACCTGACTGAAGGGGCAGTTGCCATCGAGGTTTATGGACACAGACAGGCTGATACAGGAAGAAACCCCGCCCTGTGGGATCTCAGCATCATCCAGGCCAAGACACGCACATTAcgagacag GTGGAGTGAGGTAACACGTCGCCTGGAGCTGTGGATTCAAATCCTGGAGATAAATGAGAATGGAGACTTTGTCCCGGTGGAAGTGATTCCTGCTAGAGATGTCCGGACAGGGGGAATCTTCCAGCTTCGGCAG GGCCAGTCGAGAAGAATCCAGGTGGAAGTGCGGTCAGTTCAGGACTCGGGCACCATGCCTCTTATAGCAGAAATTCTGCTGGCAGTGTCAGTGGGTTGTGTGGAGATCAGAAACACCACAGGAAACCAGGAAGGAGATGAGATGGACAGTTATCAG GAAAGAGACCTGGAACGTTTGCGGGGCCAGTGGTTAGCTGCTCTCACCAAGAGACAGGAATACCTCGACCAGCACCTGCAGAGCCTGGTCAGCAAAGCAG AAAAGACAGAGGATGACATGGAGAGGGAGGCCCAGCTGTTGGAGTGGCGTTTGACtctgacagaggagagaaatgcTGTCATGGTGCCCTCTGCTGGCAGTGGCATTCCTGGAGCTCCTGCTGAATG GGTTCCTCTGCCAGGCATGGAGACACATATTCCTGTTGTCTTTCTGAACCTCAAAC CCGATGATCTCAGCTCTCAAGACCAGTTTGAGGTTCCTGAGGCTGGAGGTTGGGACGCCACCCTGAGcggagaggatgaggatgacTTCTTTGACCTACAGATCGTCAAACACCACGATGGAGAG GTGAAAGCAGAGGTATCATGGGACTCTACTGTCCATGAGTGTCCCCAGCTAAGTCGTGGGGGAGCGTGGCCGGAGCAGCGGGTATATCTGACGATTCGAGTTGTGGTTCAGCTCAGCCACCCCGCAGATATGCAGCTGGTCCTGAGAAAGAGGATCTGCGTCAATGTAAACCCAGGCCGCCAGGGTTTTGCCCACAACTTTCTCAAAAGGATGTCCACCCGCAGCACCATACCTGGCTGTGGGGTCACCTTCGAGGTGGTCTCCAACATCCCTGGG GATGCCCCAGGTTCAGAGGACAGGGAGATGCTTGCCCGGCTCGCTGCCAACGCACCCAACAGCCAGTCAGCTGATGACGAGGCTGCAATTGAGAAATACCTCCGCAGTGTTCTCAGTCTGGAGAACATCCTGACTCTGGATAGACTCAGACAG GAAGTGGCAGTGAAGGAGCAACTGACAAGCAGAGGGAGGAGCAGTAGACGGAGCTTAAGTTCTCCTTCAGTCCacagg CTGTCTGGAAGTAGACAAGACCTGTCCACAACTTGCCTGCTAGATGATAAG GGTCGATGGGAGAGTCAGCAGGATATCTTCATGCCTTCTCAGTTTCACCGCACCCTCCCCCGGCCTGCCTCTTCCCCCTCCACCTACTCGACCTCCCCTTCTTCATCCCCGACTCCCTTTGGCATGACACCCCCCCGGGACCAGGAACCAGAGCAAG TTAAGGCGCTGGTTCCTCAGATGCCCAAACTGCTCAAGTCTCTGTTTCCAGCACGAGACGAGAAGAAGGAGCTGAGACCTTCGCCACACAACCAGCAG CAGCATGTTCCTCGCATCGTGACATCAGGAGGGGACGAAAGCCGAGTCAAGACTGAGACG ACTGCTATTCTACGGCCCCCAACTAAAGACAAACGGGCAGAGTTCCCAGAAgtccctcctcttcctgtgcATGACCCGCATGACACTACCCCCCTCAGCCCCCTCAGCCAGTCATCAAGCGGCTACTTCTCCACTAGTGTTTCTACAGTAACCTTGTCTGACGTCCTCCAAACCTCATCCTCGTCTTCCTCCCTCCTGGCCTCTGAGACTACGTTACCCACAAACACCCAGCAGCAGGGTGCTGACAGGAACGATGTTGTGACCTCTTCTTCTCAGTGTTGCACCAAGATGGCCGTTGTCATCTCTTCACCCGCTCCCCACAGCTCAGCCAATCACAACAACGTCACAACGGAAAACTCCTTCTCTGAACACAAGCTAGTCAACTCAGGAGAAGGCTTTGAGAGGCTGGAGATCTTAGTGGACGATGAAGAGCGAAGCCATGATGGCGTACTGCCTGATTGGCTGACAGAAGGCGCATATGTTACAGTAGGAAGCAATAAGGCCGGGACAGTGCGCTACGTGGGAACAACGCAGTTTGCTGAGGGTGTGTGGGTGGGGGTGGAGCTGGACACCCCTGTAG gtAAAAATGACGGTTCAGTCGGAGGTCATCGGTACTTCCACTGTAAACCAGGTTACGGGGTGCTGGTTCGCCCAGACCGGCTGTCCTACCGTGATCGAACCAGTCGGCGCACGGGAGAGTTCTCAGCTCCCGCACATGTCCCTGTCCTGCGAGGAGAAGCCATTGTTGCCCGCCGGGGGGAGAACCGCAAATCCTGGAGCAGTTGA
- the kif13ba gene encoding kinesin-like protein KIF13B isoform X1 produces the protein MGEPSLDDANVKVAVRVRPMNRREKELNTKCVVEMVKNQTILHPAGGNLGKGDSRNQSKVFAYDYCFWSMDETDKEKFAGQEVVFQCLGESLLRNAFQGYNACIFAYGQTGSGKSYTMMGSGDQPGLIPRLCSALFERTQTEGRKEESFTVEVSYMEIYNEKVRDLLDPKGGRQTLRVREHKVLGPYVDGLSRLAVASYKDIESLMSEGNKSRTVAATNMNEESSRSHAVFNIILTHTLKDLQSGTSGEKVSRLSLVDLAGSERAAKTGAAGERLKEGSNINKSLTTLGLVISALAEQGTAKNKNKFVPYRDSVLTWLLKDCLGGNSRTAMVATVSPAADNYEETLSTLRYADRAKNIVNHAVVNEDPNARIIRELREEVEKLRDQLTQAESLKAPELKDRLEESEKLIQEMTITWEEKLRKTEEVAQERQKQLESLGISLQSSGIKVGDDKSFLVNLNADPALNELLVYYLKEHTKVGSADSQDIQLCGMGIQAEHCVIDITTEAAVVLTPHRNARTCVNGSPVTSGLQLHHGDRILWGNNHFFRINLPKRRSRGAEDEEGEGGVMRNSGSSEQLDADGDTASEVSSEVSFSYEFAQTEVMMKALGNNDPMQAVLQSLERQHEEEKRSALERQRQMYEQELQQLRKKLNPDRLSTGSTGGPASGQQGSGQQSHYRSLERLSMGGMSHSTSAQSRLRQWNEEREAVLVRSLRRLREQIVRANLLVQEACFIAEELERHTEYKVTLQIPSDNLNANRKRDAVLSEPAIQVRRRCRGKQIWSLEKMENRLVDMRELYQEWQEYHVHHQDNPVMRSYFRRADPFFDEQENHSLIGVANVFLSCLFYDVKLQYAVPIINQKGEVTGRLHVEVVRVGGGLEDNMAGGDESDNNQDNEIQDRKLVCMIKILQATGLPQYLSNFVFCQYAFWDQPEPIIVAPEVDPSSSSPSTKDPHCMVVFDSCKELAVSVSEDFIEYLTEGAVAIEVYGHRQADTGRNPALWDLSIIQAKTRTLRDRWSEVTRRLELWIQILEINENGDFVPVEVIPARDVRTGGIFQLRQGQSRRIQVEVRSVQDSGTMPLIAEILLAVSVGCVEIRNTTGNQEGDEMDSYQERDLERLRGQWLAALTKRQEYLDQHLQSLVSKAEKTEDDMEREAQLLEWRLTLTEERNAVMVPSAGSGIPGAPAEWVPLPGMETHIPVVFLNLKPDDLSSQDQFEVPEAGGWDATLSGEDEDDFFDLQIVKHHDGEVKAEVSWDSTVHECPQLSRGGAWPEQRVYLTIRVVVQLSHPADMQLVLRKRICVNVNPGRQGFAHNFLKRMSTRSTIPGCGVTFEVVSNIPGDAPGSEDREMLARLAANAPNSQSADDEAAIEKYLRSVLSLENILTLDRLRQEVAVKEQLTSRGRSSRRSLSSPSVHRLSGSRQDLSTTCLLDDKGRWESQQDIFMPSQFHRTLPRPASSPSTYSTSPSSSPTPFGMTPPRDQEPEQGRSGLAASYLSVKALVPQMPKLLKSLFPARDEKKELRPSPHNQQQHVPRIVTSGGDESRVKTETTAILRPPTKDKRAEFPEVPPLPVHDPHDTTPLSPLSQSSSGYFSTSVSTVTLSDVLQTSSSSSSLLASETTLPTNTQQQGADRNDVVTSSSQCCTKMAVVISSPAPHSSANHNNVTTENSFSEHKLVNSGEGFERLEILVDDEERSHDGVLPDWLTEGAYVTVGSNKAGTVRYVGTTQFAEGVWVGVELDTPVGKNDGSVGGHRYFHCKPGYGVLVRPDRLSYRDRTSRRTGEFSAPAHVPVLRGEAIVARRGENRKSWSS, from the exons AAAAGGAACTAAACACTAAATGTGTTGTGGAGATGGTGAAGAACCAGACGATCCTCCATCCTGCTGGAGGTAACCTGGGCAAAGGAGACTCCAG GAATCAATCCAAG GTTTTTGCCTATGATTACTGCTTCTGGTCCATGGATGAAACAGACAAGGAGAAATTTGCAG gtcAGGAGGTGGTTTTCCAGTGCCTTGGGGAAAGTCTTCTCCGCAACGCCTTCCAGGGCTACAATGCCTGTATCTTTGCCTATGGACAAACCG GTTCAGGGAAGTCATATACCATGATGGGTTCAGGAGACCAGCCGGGTCTGATTCCTCGGCTGTGCAGCGCTTTGTTTGAACGAACCCAGACGGAAGGCCGGAAGGAGGAGAGCTTTACTGTTGAGGTGTCCTACATGGAGATCTACAACGAGAAGGTCCGAGATCTGCTCGATCCCAAAGG GGGTAGACAAACTCTGAGGGTCAGGGAACATAAAGTTTTGGGTCCGTATGTGGATGGCCTGTCCCGACTAGCTGTTGCCAGCTACAag GACATTGAGTCTCTGATGTCAGAGGGGAATAAGTCTCGGACTGTTGCTGCTACCAACATGAATGAGGAGAGCAGTCGATCACACGCCGTCTTCAACatcatcctcacacacacactgaaagactTACAGTCTGGG ACAAGTGGTGAGAAGGTGAGTCGGTTGAGTCTGGTAGACTTGGCTGGAAGTGAACGAGCAGCAAAAACTGGAGCAGCAGGAGAACGTCTCAAGGAGGGAAGCAACATCAACAA GTCTCTCACTACTCTGGGCCTGGTGATCTCAGCACTAGCTGAACAGGGAACTGccaagaacaaaaacaagtttgttcCTTACAGAGATTCTGTTCTGACATGGCTGCTGAag GACTGTCTGGGTGGCAACAGTCGCACAGCAATGGTTGCTACTGTGAGTCCAGCAGCAGACAACTATGAAGAGACACTGTCAACACTACGATATGCAGACAGAGCAAAGAACATTGTGAACCATGCTGTTGTTAACGAAGACCCCAACGCTCGCATCATCAGGGAGCTCAGAGAGGAAGTAGAGAAACTTCGAGATCAACTGACTCAGGCAGAG tctttgaAGGCTCCTGAGCTGAAAGACCGTCTGGAAGAGTCAGAAAAGTTGATTCAGGAGATGACCATCACCTGGGAGGAGAAGCTTCGCAAAACTGAGGAGGTTGCACAG GAGCGTCAGAAGCAGTTAGAGAGTCTGGGTATTTCTCTCCAGTCCTCAGGGATTAAAGTTGGGGATGATAAGAGTTTTCTTGTCAACCTTAACGCCGATCCTGCCCTCAATGAACTTCTGGTGTATTACCtgaag GAACACACAAAGGTGGGCTCAGCTGACTCTCAGGACATCCAGCTGTGCGGGATGGGTATCCAGGCTGAGCACTGTGTCATCGATATTACGACAGAGGCTGCCGTCGTCCTCACCCCCCACCGCAACGCTCG GACATGTGTTAATGGCTCTCCAGTAACGAGTGGTCTGCAGCTTCACCATGGTGACCGAATCCTCTGGGGAAACAACCACTTCTTTAG GATCAACCTGCCTAAGAGGCGTTCTCGGGGAGCTGAGGATGAAGAGGGCGAGGGAGGAGTGATGAGGAACAGTGGCAGCAGTGAGCAGCTGGATGCAGATGGTGACACAGCCAGTGAAGTGTCCAGTGAGGTCAGCTTCTCCTATGAGTTTGCTCAGACAGAGGTCATGATGAAGGCCCTGGGCAATAATG ACCCAATGCAAGCAGTCCTCCAGTCTCTGGAGAGGCAGCATGAAGAGGAGAAGCGCTCCGCTCTGGAACGACAGAGACAAATGTACGAGCAGGAACTCCAGCAGCTCCGCAAGAAGCTGAACCCAGACCGTCTGTCCACGGGCTCGACTGGAGGGCCGGCATCTGGCCAGCAGGGTTCGGGACAGCAGTCTCACTACCGCAGCCTGGAGAGACTCAGTATGGGAGGGATGAGTCATTCGACCAGTGCTCAGAGCAGACTGAGGCAGTGGAATGAGGAAAG GGAGGCGGTGTTGGTGAGGAGTCTGCGGCGACTGAGGGAGCAGATAGTGAGGGCAAACCTCCTGGTGCAAGAAGCTTGTTTCATTGCAGAGGAGCTGGAGCGACACACAGAGTACAAAGTCACTTTGCAGATCCCATCAGACAACCTCAACGCAAACCGCAAG agggaTGCTGTGCTCAGTGAACCAGCAATTCAGGTTCGACGTCGATGTCGAGGCAAGCAGATCTGGAGTCTTGAGAAGATGGAGAATCGTCTGGTCGACATGAGAGAGCTGTACCAGGAGTGGCAGGAATACCATGTCCATCACCAGGACAACCCA GTGATGCGCTCATATTTCCGCCGAGCAGACCCGTTCTTTGACGAGCAGGAAAACCACAGTCTGATTGGCGTCGCCAATGTCTTCCTTTCCTGTCTCTTCTACGACGTCAAGCTGCAGTATGCTGTTCCCATCATCAACCAAAAGGGAGAG GTGACAGGGCGTCTTCATGTGGAGGTGGTGAGGGTTGGAGGGGGATTGGAGGACAACATGGCTGGAGGAGATGAATCAGACAACAACCAAGACAATGAAATCCAGGATCGTAAACTGGTCTGTATG ATTAAGATCCTGCAGGCTACTGGTCTTCCCCAGTACCTTTCCAACTTCGTCTTCTGTCAGTATGCATTCTGGGACCAGCCTGAGCCCATCATCGTGGCTCCTGAAGTAGACCCATCGTCCTCGTCACCCAGCACCAAGGACCCACACTGCATGGTGGTGTTTGACAGCTGCAAG GAGCTGGCAGTGTCAGTATCAGAGGATTTCATCGAATACCTGACTGAAGGGGCAGTTGCCATCGAGGTTTATGGACACAGACAGGCTGATACAGGAAGAAACCCCGCCCTGTGGGATCTCAGCATCATCCAGGCCAAGACACGCACATTAcgagacag GTGGAGTGAGGTAACACGTCGCCTGGAGCTGTGGATTCAAATCCTGGAGATAAATGAGAATGGAGACTTTGTCCCGGTGGAAGTGATTCCTGCTAGAGATGTCCGGACAGGGGGAATCTTCCAGCTTCGGCAG GGCCAGTCGAGAAGAATCCAGGTGGAAGTGCGGTCAGTTCAGGACTCGGGCACCATGCCTCTTATAGCAGAAATTCTGCTGGCAGTGTCAGTGGGTTGTGTGGAGATCAGAAACACCACAGGAAACCAGGAAGGAGATGAGATGGACAGTTATCAG GAAAGAGACCTGGAACGTTTGCGGGGCCAGTGGTTAGCTGCTCTCACCAAGAGACAGGAATACCTCGACCAGCACCTGCAGAGCCTGGTCAGCAAAGCAG AAAAGACAGAGGATGACATGGAGAGGGAGGCCCAGCTGTTGGAGTGGCGTTTGACtctgacagaggagagaaatgcTGTCATGGTGCCCTCTGCTGGCAGTGGCATTCCTGGAGCTCCTGCTGAATG GGTTCCTCTGCCAGGCATGGAGACACATATTCCTGTTGTCTTTCTGAACCTCAAAC CCGATGATCTCAGCTCTCAAGACCAGTTTGAGGTTCCTGAGGCTGGAGGTTGGGACGCCACCCTGAGcggagaggatgaggatgacTTCTTTGACCTACAGATCGTCAAACACCACGATGGAGAG GTGAAAGCAGAGGTATCATGGGACTCTACTGTCCATGAGTGTCCCCAGCTAAGTCGTGGGGGAGCGTGGCCGGAGCAGCGGGTATATCTGACGATTCGAGTTGTGGTTCAGCTCAGCCACCCCGCAGATATGCAGCTGGTCCTGAGAAAGAGGATCTGCGTCAATGTAAACCCAGGCCGCCAGGGTTTTGCCCACAACTTTCTCAAAAGGATGTCCACCCGCAGCACCATACCTGGCTGTGGGGTCACCTTCGAGGTGGTCTCCAACATCCCTGGG GATGCCCCAGGTTCAGAGGACAGGGAGATGCTTGCCCGGCTCGCTGCCAACGCACCCAACAGCCAGTCAGCTGATGACGAGGCTGCAATTGAGAAATACCTCCGCAGTGTTCTCAGTCTGGAGAACATCCTGACTCTGGATAGACTCAGACAG GAAGTGGCAGTGAAGGAGCAACTGACAAGCAGAGGGAGGAGCAGTAGACGGAGCTTAAGTTCTCCTTCAGTCCacagg CTGTCTGGAAGTAGACAAGACCTGTCCACAACTTGCCTGCTAGATGATAAG GGTCGATGGGAGAGTCAGCAGGATATCTTCATGCCTTCTCAGTTTCACCGCACCCTCCCCCGGCCTGCCTCTTCCCCCTCCACCTACTCGACCTCCCCTTCTTCATCCCCGACTCCCTTTGGCATGACACCCCCCCGGGACCAGGAACCAGAGCAAG GTCGTTCAGGACTTGCTGCCTCTTATCTTTCAGTTAAGGCGCTGGTTCCTCAGATGCCCAAACTGCTCAAGTCTCTGTTTCCAGCACGAGACGAGAAGAAGGAGCTGAGACCTTCGCCACACAACCAGCAG CAGCATGTTCCTCGCATCGTGACATCAGGAGGGGACGAAAGCCGAGTCAAGACTGAGACG ACTGCTATTCTACGGCCCCCAACTAAAGACAAACGGGCAGAGTTCCCAGAAgtccctcctcttcctgtgcATGACCCGCATGACACTACCCCCCTCAGCCCCCTCAGCCAGTCATCAAGCGGCTACTTCTCCACTAGTGTTTCTACAGTAACCTTGTCTGACGTCCTCCAAACCTCATCCTCGTCTTCCTCCCTCCTGGCCTCTGAGACTACGTTACCCACAAACACCCAGCAGCAGGGTGCTGACAGGAACGATGTTGTGACCTCTTCTTCTCAGTGTTGCACCAAGATGGCCGTTGTCATCTCTTCACCCGCTCCCCACAGCTCAGCCAATCACAACAACGTCACAACGGAAAACTCCTTCTCTGAACACAAGCTAGTCAACTCAGGAGAAGGCTTTGAGAGGCTGGAGATCTTAGTGGACGATGAAGAGCGAAGCCATGATGGCGTACTGCCTGATTGGCTGACAGAAGGCGCATATGTTACAGTAGGAAGCAATAAGGCCGGGACAGTGCGCTACGTGGGAACAACGCAGTTTGCTGAGGGTGTGTGGGTGGGGGTGGAGCTGGACACCCCTGTAG gtAAAAATGACGGTTCAGTCGGAGGTCATCGGTACTTCCACTGTAAACCAGGTTACGGGGTGCTGGTTCGCCCAGACCGGCTGTCCTACCGTGATCGAACCAGTCGGCGCACGGGAGAGTTCTCAGCTCCCGCACATGTCCCTGTCCTGCGAGGAGAAGCCATTGTTGCCCGCCGGGGGGAGAACCGCAAATCCTGGAGCAGTTGA